From the Paenibacillus tianjinensis genome, the window GACGGCAGCCAAGGATAAATGCCAACAGAATAATCCACCATATCATTCGCCAGTGTCCAGAGCACTGCCAGCGGAAGCATCCGCCGGAATGAGAAGAACCGTGCATAGATCAGGGCCTCGACCGCCATTCCGGAATGCGACACTACCAGCATCCAGTCCTGCCAGCTCACGGTATCCCCCTGATAGCCGCCGGCAAAAATCATACTGACCGCCCAAATTCCATACTTCACAGAAGTGACAACGGCGAGCGCTTCGATGAGCTCCCGCACCAGTGTTCCTTTAAGCCCTTTCGGGGGATATAGCATTAGGAGCAGTGAAACGGTAAAGAACAGGCTTGCCGTCGGACTGTCCGGAACGAACGGGAGCAGCCAAGCCGGATAGTTCTCTGCGGTAAACGCTAATTGATTGCCATACCATATGTATCCGTAAATCGTCCCAAGGAAGTTCACAATAATCAGCAGCCATATGACTCCCCGGTGCTTGAACAGCTTGTCTATAACCGGCATAAACGATTCCACCCTCCACATCATGACAGACTCTTCTTCATACATACAAAAAACCTGACCGCATATACGATCAGGCTGCGCTAATATTATTTTACTGTTCGCTTTTTTGTTTGGCAAGCCAGCCGGCAAGCGAGTCAATATCCTGTTCGGTGAGCCCTGCTCCCATGGCTGTTTCATACATCGGCGGCATCTGGCCCTGACCATTTTTGATGATGGTCAGAATCGCTTCCTTGTCGTGGGTATCCCCGACTCCGCGCAGTGACGGACCGCCTCCACCCT encodes:
- a CDS encoding DUF1405 domain-containing protein — translated: MPVIDKLFKHRGVIWLLIIVNFLGTIYGYIWYGNQLAFTAENYPAWLLPFVPDSPTASLFFTVSLLLMLYPPKGLKGTLVRELIEALAVVTSVKYGIWAVSMIFAGGYQGDTVSWQDWMLVVSHSGMAVEALIYARFFSFRRMLPLAVLWTLANDMVDYSVGIYPWLPSELDDDILKVQNFTILLTLLSAAAAWVFGSKARAAHPLQRAGMRR